Proteins from a single region of Trichomycterus rosablanca isolate fTriRos1 chromosome 16, fTriRos1.hap1, whole genome shotgun sequence:
- the rab39ba gene encoding RAB39B, member RAS oncogene family a, giving the protein MEAIWLYQFRLIVIGDSTVGKSCLIRRFTEGRFAQVSDPTVGVDFFSRLVEIEPGKRIKLQIWDTAGQERFRSITRAYYRNSVGGLLLFDITNRRSFQNVHEWLEEARSHVQPHSIVFLLVGHKCDLEPQRQVSQQEAEKLAAAYGMRYVETSARDAINVEKAFTELTRDIFELVKQGDITIQEGWEGVKSGFVPNVVHSSEEVTKSDRRCLC; this is encoded by the exons ATGGAAGCTATATGGTTATACCAGTTCCGATTGATCGTCATTGGCGACTCAACAGTTGGCAAGTCCTGTCTGATCAGACGTTTTACAGAGGGGCGTTTTGCACAAGTATCTGATCCCACTGTCGGAGTAGACTTCTTTTCCCGTCTGGTGGAGATCGAACCAGGCAAACGCATTAAACTGCAAATCTGGGACACGGCTGGACAGGAGAGGTTCAG ATCTATCACAAGGGCATACTACCGCAATTCAGTGGGAGGCCTACTGCTGTTCGACATCACTAACCGCCGCTCCTTTCAGAATGTGCATGAGTGGCTGGAGGAGGCGCGCAGCCACGTGCAGCCGCACAGCATTGTCTTCCTGCTGGTCGGTCACAAGTGTGACCTGGAACCTCAGCGCCAGGTGAGCCAGCAGGAAGCAGAGAAGCTAGCGGCCGCCTATGGCATGCGCTACGTAGAAACATCAGCACGCGACGCCATTAACGTCGAGAAGGCTTTCACCGAGCTAACACGTGACATCTTTGAGCTGGTCAAGCAGGGCGACATTACCATTCAGGAAGGCTGGGAGGGGGTGAAGAGTGGCTTCGTGCCCAACGTGGTGCATTCATCTGAGGAAGTGACCAAGAGTGACCGCCGCTGCCTGTGCTGA